In Anopheles gambiae chromosome 2, idAnoGambNW_F1_1, whole genome shotgun sequence, a single window of DNA contains:
- the LOC1276532 gene encoding uncharacterized protein LOC1276532 isoform X2, translating into MTFQSKFVQDLCTTDTEAHEQLIQLAQSEQIFLQNVHNLHKPSLEALVYALLMKQRGKLPASLLHGVNLQTILSLVDGNHDRLQGDSDSLRWTLSALALTALLESDLQIVIRELTTFVDRFERELHATPVYYDVLQTFLILAQELPELVAICNLANGADMVRRLQSDSRVMRTKALACLQTMMELNPDLVEQWLSETRSPAHPIERKVFLLRELLEALLRCTGDRKADILSALQLDHLWLVVFEALVSRDAVCRMEAVAILRHAIGYAMHCEMSFTGQYFAWWPEWEKCCDAWQSIVAVLERLDEFKLAVPMEQIEKLLVLLHWEWKTVLFRLLLDHTNGQVVMHVHDYFLKYRKFNATEAEMEKRLLDGLNRAPLAAGGSVPKGVIDKLSKYYDTQKAYDYLLQTIPELSWNPVAFHCIVSVVHQRTFKLAAQCKRRQETAATIRSLTSCAKVCHDIKNLPLRFAAFVLLVHCVNQLAEPTTDAAVLLAVVAEMQKLTPMFAITQEHFRSPDGSLFLDRLTNDALEPHWGRVSPADTFLIEQVLVQRAKNSLYACLELSSHMLESNISVCCKLLGHMPELVNSVFDSICKNFQSAVDSIRQAQEAGERIPQQAFAVREQLIALQEAVDKRKFDYRPNLSGMMRLMKELQAFVDERLQSFDYADHARAIETIQLTHLIAWHEDCCIVASLFFESVSVQELKNSLDRRGVGEAPTTDQVYAMVVEIHLNYRQHEQNFIEIYETEEHWSGLHILFEIDNVDVLTLAVELLYADCMKMGEECYENSNRVNMIDRCYEKILTHHQSEDHFLTLMSKFVKMLLDPFCAENIEYDDVYIPDFVLNYVSMFFEQGTSTTNELPLIVLECLDGFPDDFFHYCDWIIIKILAQGMIFGKGPMRDASQEVDVIKRFGLDVPLKKRYQADGRMVRVMCSLFLHRFIHFEDGAFNRLVPKVEEYLMQCFPESKMVLHHVHRFEISPQQKLWAVQALCIAVSIAGCSKPDVLLKALLYEANPTCIQRLLELIVVDSEISTLAIANSLKDGKVTPAGIESICGILWLRCCRDKTLNNQSIYLLMPWTMAESFTIGLWAQITISKLLARFARADKPQFKQMYTMFKQSHQQTNIKPHVTRILRDVRFQLDSNCLLTFENVFHNIPKAAGVPAEDVAGTALLKACVQLLDGLGEKFLGKAMRVQKLPREVVETNRVPYQPTDWTGYFVPPEHAIVPLKRLDPRQDLMLELPYRLYNSQQKREASKGLYVVASNVTDVPDLADLARMGKCFGIKQLLINSLQDLDSKQFKMRSASAEQWQTVRELKAHNVYSYLWDLQDKGYTVVNVKHTETPQSTPLHQLQLPKKCVLVLNLLERFPHAVLNVYIPPIGAKRLLTVPETAALLMWEYAKQHHAAAM; encoded by the exons ATGACCTTCCAATCAAAATTTGTGCAAGATTTATGCACAACCGATACGGAAGCGCACGAGCAGCTGATACAGCTCGCACAGAGCGAGCAAATCTTCCTGCAGAATGTGCACAATCTGCACAAACCATCGCTCGAAGCCCTGGTGTACGCGCTGCTGATGAAGCAGCGGGGAAAACTACCCGCCTCGCTGCTGCATGGCGTTAACCTGCAAACTATCCTGTCGCTCGTGGACGGCAACCACGACCGCCTGCAAGGGGATAGCGATTCACTCCGCTGGACTTTGAGCGCCCTAGCGCTGACGGCACTGCTCGAGTCCGATCTGCAGATCGTGATCCGGGAGCTGACAACGTTTGTGGATCGGTTCGAGCGGGAGCTGCACGCAACGCCGGTCTACTATGATGTGTTGCAAACGTTTCTCATCCTAGCACAAGAGCTTCCCGAGCTGGTTGCCATCTGCAACCTAGCTAACGGTGCGGACATGGTGCGCCGGTTGCAGTCGGACTCGAGGGTGATGCGCACGAAAGCGTTGGCATGTCTGCAAACGATGATGGAACTGAATCCCGATCTGGTCGAACAGTGGCTGTCCGAGACGCGCAGTCCGGCGCACCCGATTGAACGGAAAGTGTTTCTGCTGCGTGAGCTGCTAGAAGCGTTGTTGCGGTGTACGGGCGACAGGAAAGCGGACATACTGAGCGCATTGCAGCTAGATCACCTGTGGTTGGTCGTGTTCGAGGCGTTGGTCAGCAGGGACGCCGTGTGCCGAATGGAAGCCGTAGCCATTCTCCGGCACGCCATCGGTTACGCGATGCACTGCGAAATGAGTTTTACCGGACAGTACTTTGCCTGGTGGCCAGAGTGGGAGAAATGCTGCGATGCGTGGCAATCGATTGTTGCCGTACTGGAGAGGCTGGACGAATTCAAACTAGCAGTGCCGATGGAACAGATCGAAAAGCTGTTGGTCCTGCTGCACTGGGAGTGGAAAACTGTTCTGTTCCGTTTGCTCCTGGACCACACCAACGGCCAGGTGGTAATGCATGTTCACGACTATTTTTTGAAGTATCGCAAGTTCAACGCCACGGAGGCGGAGATGGAAAAGCGACTGTTGGACGGCTTAAACCGAGCGCCACTGGCGGCCGGTGGTAGTGTGCCGAAAGGTGTGATTGACAAGCTGAGCAAGTACTACGACACACAGAAAGCGTACGATTATCTACTGCAAACAATACCGGAACTCTCATGGAACCCGGTCGCGTTCCATTGCATCGTCAGCGTAGTGCACCAAAGGACGTTCAAGCTGGCAGCGCAATGCAAACGCAGGCAGGAAACGGCTGCAACGATACGATCGCTTACGAGCTGCGCTAAAGTATGCCATGATATTAAAAACTTGCCCCTGCGCTTCGCGGCCtttgtgctgctggtgcattGTGTCAATCAGCTTGCCGAACCGACGACCGATGCGGCCGTTCTGCTGGCCGTAGTCGCGGAAATGCAGAAGCTTACCCCAATGTTCGCCATCACCCAGGAACACTTTCGCAGTCCGGATGGCAGCTTGTTCCTGGACCGCCTAACGAATGATGCCCTGGAGCCGCACTGGGGAAGGGTCAGCCCTGCGGACACTTTTCTCATCGAGCAGGTGCTGGTACAAAGAGCTAAAAACAGCCTATACGCTTGCCTTGAGTTGAGTAGCCATATGCTGGAATCGAATATTTCCGTTTGTTGCAAGCTGTTGGGACATATGCCCGAATTAGTTAACAGCGTATTTGATAgcatttgcaaaaactttcaaTCTGCGGTGGACAGCATCAGACAGGCGCAGGAAGCAGGCGAACGTATACCGCAGCAAGCATTCGCTGTGCGTGAGCAGCTGATCGCTCTGCAGGAAGCAGTTGACAAGAGGAAATTTGATTATCGGCCAAATTTGAGCGGTATGATGAGGCTGATGAAGGAATTGCAAGCATTCGTAGATGAACGGTTGCAAAGCTTCGACTACGCAGACCATGCAAGGGCGATAGAAACGATACAGCTAACACATCTGATCGCATGGCACGAGGACTGTTGTATAGTGGCTTCTCTTTTCTTCGAGTCCGTATCCGTTCAAGAGCTCAAAAACAGTCTCGATCGTCGCGGTGTGGGGGAAGCGCCAACGACCGATCAAGTGTATGCAATGGTTGTGGAAATTCACCTCAACTATCGCCAGCATGAGCAGAATTTCATTGAGATATACGAAACGGAAGAGCATTGGTCGGGACTGCACATCTTGTTTGAGATCGATAACGTCGACGTGTTAACGCTGGCGGTTGAGCTGCTTTACGCGGACTGCATGAAAATGGGAGAAGAATGTTACGAAAACTCCAACCGAGTGAATATGATCGATCGCTGCTATGAGAAAATTTTAACCCACCACCAATCGGAGGACCACTTCCTGACACTGATGTCaaaatttgtgaaaatgctGCTCGATCCATTCTGTGCGGAGAACATCGAATATGACGATGTGTATATTCCTGACTTTGTTCTAAACTACGTGTCCATGTTTTTCGAGCAgggcaccagcaccaccaacgAACTGCCGCTTATTGTGCTGGAATGCCTGGACGGCTTTCCGGACGATTTTTTCCACTATTGTGATTGGATAATTATCAAAATTTTAGCACAGGGCATGATCTTTGGTAAGGGACCAATGCGTGATGCTAG CCAAGAAGTGGATGTGATAAAACGGTTTGGTTTGGACGTACC GTTGAAAAAACGCTACCAAGCGGATGGGCGTATGGTTCGCGTGATGTGCAGTTTGTTTCTCCATCGATTCATCCATTTCGAAGACGGTGCTTTTAACAGACTGGTGCCCAAGGTGGAAGAATATCTAATGCAATGTTTCCCGGAATCTAAAATGGTTTTGCATCACGTACATCGCTTCGAAATCTCCCCTCAGCAGAAGCTTTGGGCGGTGCAAGCGCTGTGCATAGCGGTGTCCATCGCGGGCTGCAGCAAACCGGACGTCCTGCTGAAGGCACTGCTGTACGAAGCGAACCCGACCTGCATACAGCGTCTGCTCGAGCTGATCGTGGTGGACAGCGAGATTAGCACGCTGGCCATCGCCAACTCGCTCAAGGACGGGAAGGTGACGCCGGCCGGCATAGAGTCGATCTGCGGCATCCTCTGGCTGCGCTGCTGTCGCGATAAGACGCTCAATAATCAGTCTATCTATTTGTTAATGCCCTGGACGATGGCCGAAAGCTTCACCATTGGCTTGTGGGCACAGATCACTATAAGCAAGCTGCTGGCACGGTTTGCACGTGCGGATAAGCCGCAGTTCAAGCAAATGTACACCATGTTCAAACAATCCCATCAGCAGACTAACATTAAGCCGCACGTTACACGGATACTGCGGGACGTTCGATTCCAACTTGACAGCAACTGTTTGCTAACGTTCGAGAACGTGTTTCACAACATACCGAAGGCGGCCGGTGTACCGGCCGAGGACGTCGCAGGGACGGCGCTGCTGAAGGCATGCGTTCAGCTGCTTGATGGACTCGGCGAAAAATTCCTCGGCAAAGCAATGCGGGTGCAGAAACTGCCGCGGGAAGTGGTGGAAACCAACCGTGTGCCTTACCAACCGACAGACTGGACGGGCTACTTCGTCCCGCCAGAGCATGCGATCGTGCCGCTGAAGCGGTTGGATCCGCGTCAAGATCTGATGCTTGAGCTGCCGTATCGGTTGTACAATTCGCAGCAAAAGAGG gaagCTTCCAAAGGATTGTACGTGGTAGCCAGTAACGTTACCGATGTGCCCGATCTGGCGGACCTTGCCAGAATGGGCAAATGCTTTGGAATCAAGCAGCTGTTGATCAACTCGCTGCAAGATCTTGACAGCAAGCAGTTCAAGATGCGTAGCGCGTCCGCCGAACAGTGGCAAACGGTGCGTGAACTGAAGGCCCACAATGTGTACTCATATCTGTGGGACTTGCAGGACAAAGGTTACACGGTAGTGAACGTCAAACACACGGAAACCCCCCAGAGCACACCGCTCCATCAGCTACAGTTGCCCAAAAAGTGTGTGCTTGTACTAAA CCTGCTGGAGAGATTTCCACACGCGGTCCTGAATGTGTACATACCGCCGATTGGGGCTAAACGGTTGCTAACCGTTCCCGAAACGGCAGCCTTGTTGATGTGGGAGTACGCGAAACAACACCACGCTGCCGCTATGTAG
- the LOC1276532 gene encoding uncharacterized protein LOC1276532 isoform X1 encodes MTFQSKFVQDLCTTDTEAHEQLIQLAQSEQIFLQNVHNLHKPSLEALVYALLMKQRGKLPASLLHGVNLQTILSLVDGNHDRLQGDSDSLRWTLSALALTALLESDLQIVIRELTTFVDRFERELHATPVYYDVLQTFLILAQELPELVAICNLANGADMVRRLQSDSRVMRTKALACLQTMMELNPDLVEQWLSETRSPAHPIERKVFLLRELLEALLRCTGDRKADILSALQLDHLWLVVFEALVSRDAVCRMEAVAILRHAIGYAMHCEMSFTGQYFAWWPEWEKCCDAWQSIVAVLERLDEFKLAVPMEQIEKLLVLLHWEWKTVLFRLLLDHTNGQVVMHVHDYFLKYRKFNATEAEMEKRLLDGLNRAPLAAGGSVPKGVIDKLSKYYDTQKAYDYLLQTIPELSWNPVAFHCIVSVVHQRTFKLAAQCKRRQETAATIRSLTSCAKVCHDIKNLPLRFAAFVLLVHCVNQLAEPTTDAAVLLAVVAEMQKLTPMFAITQEHFRSPDGSLFLDRLTNDALEPHWGRVSPADTFLIEQVLVQRAKNSLYACLELSSHMLESNISVCCKLLGHMPELVNSVFDSICKNFQSAVDSIRQAQEAGERIPQQAFAVREQLIALQEAVDKRKFDYRPNLSGMMRLMKELQAFVDERLQSFDYADHARAIETIQLTHLIAWHEDCCIVASLFFESVSVQELKNSLDRRGVGEAPTTDQVYAMVVEIHLNYRQHEQNFIEIYETEEHWSGLHILFEIDNVDVLTLAVELLYADCMKMGEECYENSNRVNMIDRCYEKILTHHQSEDHFLTLMSKFVKMLLDPFCAENIEYDDVYIPDFVLNYVSMFFEQGTSTTNELPLIVLECLDGFPDDFFHYCDWIIIKILAQGMIFGKGPMRDASSQEVDVIKRFGLDVPLKKRYQADGRMVRVMCSLFLHRFIHFEDGAFNRLVPKVEEYLMQCFPESKMVLHHVHRFEISPQQKLWAVQALCIAVSIAGCSKPDVLLKALLYEANPTCIQRLLELIVVDSEISTLAIANSLKDGKVTPAGIESICGILWLRCCRDKTLNNQSIYLLMPWTMAESFTIGLWAQITISKLLARFARADKPQFKQMYTMFKQSHQQTNIKPHVTRILRDVRFQLDSNCLLTFENVFHNIPKAAGVPAEDVAGTALLKACVQLLDGLGEKFLGKAMRVQKLPREVVETNRVPYQPTDWTGYFVPPEHAIVPLKRLDPRQDLMLELPYRLYNSQQKREASKGLYVVASNVTDVPDLADLARMGKCFGIKQLLINSLQDLDSKQFKMRSASAEQWQTVRELKAHNVYSYLWDLQDKGYTVVNVKHTETPQSTPLHQLQLPKKCVLVLNLLERFPHAVLNVYIPPIGAKRLLTVPETAALLMWEYAKQHHAAAM; translated from the exons ATGACCTTCCAATCAAAATTTGTGCAAGATTTATGCACAACCGATACGGAAGCGCACGAGCAGCTGATACAGCTCGCACAGAGCGAGCAAATCTTCCTGCAGAATGTGCACAATCTGCACAAACCATCGCTCGAAGCCCTGGTGTACGCGCTGCTGATGAAGCAGCGGGGAAAACTACCCGCCTCGCTGCTGCATGGCGTTAACCTGCAAACTATCCTGTCGCTCGTGGACGGCAACCACGACCGCCTGCAAGGGGATAGCGATTCACTCCGCTGGACTTTGAGCGCCCTAGCGCTGACGGCACTGCTCGAGTCCGATCTGCAGATCGTGATCCGGGAGCTGACAACGTTTGTGGATCGGTTCGAGCGGGAGCTGCACGCAACGCCGGTCTACTATGATGTGTTGCAAACGTTTCTCATCCTAGCACAAGAGCTTCCCGAGCTGGTTGCCATCTGCAACCTAGCTAACGGTGCGGACATGGTGCGCCGGTTGCAGTCGGACTCGAGGGTGATGCGCACGAAAGCGTTGGCATGTCTGCAAACGATGATGGAACTGAATCCCGATCTGGTCGAACAGTGGCTGTCCGAGACGCGCAGTCCGGCGCACCCGATTGAACGGAAAGTGTTTCTGCTGCGTGAGCTGCTAGAAGCGTTGTTGCGGTGTACGGGCGACAGGAAAGCGGACATACTGAGCGCATTGCAGCTAGATCACCTGTGGTTGGTCGTGTTCGAGGCGTTGGTCAGCAGGGACGCCGTGTGCCGAATGGAAGCCGTAGCCATTCTCCGGCACGCCATCGGTTACGCGATGCACTGCGAAATGAGTTTTACCGGACAGTACTTTGCCTGGTGGCCAGAGTGGGAGAAATGCTGCGATGCGTGGCAATCGATTGTTGCCGTACTGGAGAGGCTGGACGAATTCAAACTAGCAGTGCCGATGGAACAGATCGAAAAGCTGTTGGTCCTGCTGCACTGGGAGTGGAAAACTGTTCTGTTCCGTTTGCTCCTGGACCACACCAACGGCCAGGTGGTAATGCATGTTCACGACTATTTTTTGAAGTATCGCAAGTTCAACGCCACGGAGGCGGAGATGGAAAAGCGACTGTTGGACGGCTTAAACCGAGCGCCACTGGCGGCCGGTGGTAGTGTGCCGAAAGGTGTGATTGACAAGCTGAGCAAGTACTACGACACACAGAAAGCGTACGATTATCTACTGCAAACAATACCGGAACTCTCATGGAACCCGGTCGCGTTCCATTGCATCGTCAGCGTAGTGCACCAAAGGACGTTCAAGCTGGCAGCGCAATGCAAACGCAGGCAGGAAACGGCTGCAACGATACGATCGCTTACGAGCTGCGCTAAAGTATGCCATGATATTAAAAACTTGCCCCTGCGCTTCGCGGCCtttgtgctgctggtgcattGTGTCAATCAGCTTGCCGAACCGACGACCGATGCGGCCGTTCTGCTGGCCGTAGTCGCGGAAATGCAGAAGCTTACCCCAATGTTCGCCATCACCCAGGAACACTTTCGCAGTCCGGATGGCAGCTTGTTCCTGGACCGCCTAACGAATGATGCCCTGGAGCCGCACTGGGGAAGGGTCAGCCCTGCGGACACTTTTCTCATCGAGCAGGTGCTGGTACAAAGAGCTAAAAACAGCCTATACGCTTGCCTTGAGTTGAGTAGCCATATGCTGGAATCGAATATTTCCGTTTGTTGCAAGCTGTTGGGACATATGCCCGAATTAGTTAACAGCGTATTTGATAgcatttgcaaaaactttcaaTCTGCGGTGGACAGCATCAGACAGGCGCAGGAAGCAGGCGAACGTATACCGCAGCAAGCATTCGCTGTGCGTGAGCAGCTGATCGCTCTGCAGGAAGCAGTTGACAAGAGGAAATTTGATTATCGGCCAAATTTGAGCGGTATGATGAGGCTGATGAAGGAATTGCAAGCATTCGTAGATGAACGGTTGCAAAGCTTCGACTACGCAGACCATGCAAGGGCGATAGAAACGATACAGCTAACACATCTGATCGCATGGCACGAGGACTGTTGTATAGTGGCTTCTCTTTTCTTCGAGTCCGTATCCGTTCAAGAGCTCAAAAACAGTCTCGATCGTCGCGGTGTGGGGGAAGCGCCAACGACCGATCAAGTGTATGCAATGGTTGTGGAAATTCACCTCAACTATCGCCAGCATGAGCAGAATTTCATTGAGATATACGAAACGGAAGAGCATTGGTCGGGACTGCACATCTTGTTTGAGATCGATAACGTCGACGTGTTAACGCTGGCGGTTGAGCTGCTTTACGCGGACTGCATGAAAATGGGAGAAGAATGTTACGAAAACTCCAACCGAGTGAATATGATCGATCGCTGCTATGAGAAAATTTTAACCCACCACCAATCGGAGGACCACTTCCTGACACTGATGTCaaaatttgtgaaaatgctGCTCGATCCATTCTGTGCGGAGAACATCGAATATGACGATGTGTATATTCCTGACTTTGTTCTAAACTACGTGTCCATGTTTTTCGAGCAgggcaccagcaccaccaacgAACTGCCGCTTATTGTGCTGGAATGCCTGGACGGCTTTCCGGACGATTTTTTCCACTATTGTGATTGGATAATTATCAAAATTTTAGCACAGGGCATGATCTTTGGTAAGGGACCAATGCGTGATGCTAG caGCCAAGAAGTGGATGTGATAAAACGGTTTGGTTTGGACGTACC GTTGAAAAAACGCTACCAAGCGGATGGGCGTATGGTTCGCGTGATGTGCAGTTTGTTTCTCCATCGATTCATCCATTTCGAAGACGGTGCTTTTAACAGACTGGTGCCCAAGGTGGAAGAATATCTAATGCAATGTTTCCCGGAATCTAAAATGGTTTTGCATCACGTACATCGCTTCGAAATCTCCCCTCAGCAGAAGCTTTGGGCGGTGCAAGCGCTGTGCATAGCGGTGTCCATCGCGGGCTGCAGCAAACCGGACGTCCTGCTGAAGGCACTGCTGTACGAAGCGAACCCGACCTGCATACAGCGTCTGCTCGAGCTGATCGTGGTGGACAGCGAGATTAGCACGCTGGCCATCGCCAACTCGCTCAAGGACGGGAAGGTGACGCCGGCCGGCATAGAGTCGATCTGCGGCATCCTCTGGCTGCGCTGCTGTCGCGATAAGACGCTCAATAATCAGTCTATCTATTTGTTAATGCCCTGGACGATGGCCGAAAGCTTCACCATTGGCTTGTGGGCACAGATCACTATAAGCAAGCTGCTGGCACGGTTTGCACGTGCGGATAAGCCGCAGTTCAAGCAAATGTACACCATGTTCAAACAATCCCATCAGCAGACTAACATTAAGCCGCACGTTACACGGATACTGCGGGACGTTCGATTCCAACTTGACAGCAACTGTTTGCTAACGTTCGAGAACGTGTTTCACAACATACCGAAGGCGGCCGGTGTACCGGCCGAGGACGTCGCAGGGACGGCGCTGCTGAAGGCATGCGTTCAGCTGCTTGATGGACTCGGCGAAAAATTCCTCGGCAAAGCAATGCGGGTGCAGAAACTGCCGCGGGAAGTGGTGGAAACCAACCGTGTGCCTTACCAACCGACAGACTGGACGGGCTACTTCGTCCCGCCAGAGCATGCGATCGTGCCGCTGAAGCGGTTGGATCCGCGTCAAGATCTGATGCTTGAGCTGCCGTATCGGTTGTACAATTCGCAGCAAAAGAGG gaagCTTCCAAAGGATTGTACGTGGTAGCCAGTAACGTTACCGATGTGCCCGATCTGGCGGACCTTGCCAGAATGGGCAAATGCTTTGGAATCAAGCAGCTGTTGATCAACTCGCTGCAAGATCTTGACAGCAAGCAGTTCAAGATGCGTAGCGCGTCCGCCGAACAGTGGCAAACGGTGCGTGAACTGAAGGCCCACAATGTGTACTCATATCTGTGGGACTTGCAGGACAAAGGTTACACGGTAGTGAACGTCAAACACACGGAAACCCCCCAGAGCACACCGCTCCATCAGCTACAGTTGCCCAAAAAGTGTGTGCTTGTACTAAA CCTGCTGGAGAGATTTCCACACGCGGTCCTGAATGTGTACATACCGCCGATTGGGGCTAAACGGTTGCTAACCGTTCCCGAAACGGCAGCCTTGTTGATGTGGGAGTACGCGAAACAACACCACGCTGCCGCTATGTAG
- the LOC1276530 gene encoding N-alpha-acetyltransferase 35, NatC auxiliary subunit has protein sequence MCDQSSEAEVLPQGHQNEESENPSHPPSNVEAEAAAATVGQMEPCADDWNEITAQFFDCVKDLKLGELVHDSTFGLLEAMSAIEMMDPKMDAGMSCNREATPLTFDTAVETGQIKLNNLLAKELIGIIDAVYSCTVSWLEGHSMAQTVLTCLYLHKPNRIECKTMRSFSIAIQKIINLIRNFIIRANVYEEEDFQHSSFDYNLSEEVTETKAMNMLKAAEEELIKKTKDTEDEREREELQALLARVRFTRLLLHSLVGMYPLKQGNWRYGQEVAAQTAVPLKTEMIDIVKSLNGALELAQAIEKTIELGTQPVEGSDAPNPMGFSMMVNQRLLPPTFPRSTKIKDRQLSIQYLTELIQRIKHACKIANCTSYHAALNFLMDFNKKFTPCLLSRSIPQTLYLPAGRLVFGVKPLIEVLKESVRAFIAPPALRPDNPLYNNPFAINCINSFFEYHEQTFYSLFAICGYNRARQRDHLGLLLLNFAHLQDGAERVDVYLHSLTPRSENSRHLACFGTWVFYHCLRAMSFYLLAGLELELYSVHEYLYIFWYLYQYLFSWIVSALTRAETFLAEQEYAADPKAAKASQKKPKSKKRKTKTDVKEILFNEAMEMLCGGYYKALVGFYKEDRIPEPLPLFDNEQVRFEHRFAPFANLSTPPPMPYSEFRQMKFIMIQSPATELYAAAAKHFHEARMLLETFPNPDEEWHDIVKVAKTNYVMMNLLASGHSRQSKQPPEFDFSCHRYFPIIKQRK, from the exons ATGTGCGACCAATCATCGGAAGCAGAAGTACTGCCCCAAGG GCACCAGAATGAAGAAAGCGAAAACCCATCCCACCCACCGTCCAACGTTGAGgcagaagctgctgctgctacggtaGGCCAAATGGAACCGTGCGCGGATGATTGGAATGAAATTACCGCACAGTTTTTCGACTGTGTGAAGG ATCTCAAGCTCGGCGAGCTGGTGCACGACTCCACGTTCGGGCTGTTGGAAGCGATGTCCGCGATCGAAATGATGGACCCAAAAATGGACGCCGGTATGAGCTGCAACCGGGAGGCAACACCGCTAACCTTCGATACAGCGGTGGAG ACAGGACAGATCAAGCTGAACAATCTGCTGGCGAAGGAATTGATCGGCATCATCGATGCGGTGTACTCGTGTACCGTCTCGTGGCTGGAGGGACACTCGATGGCGCAGACCGTGCTGACCTGTCTGTATCTGcacaaaccgaaccgaatcGAATGCAAAACCATGCGCTCGTTTTCGATCGCCATACAGAAGATCATCAATCTGATACGAAACTTTATCATCAG AGCCAACGTGTACGAGGAGGAAGATTTCCAGCACAGCTCGTTCGATTACAACCTGAGCGAGGAGGTGACCGAAACGAAGGCGATGAACATGCTGAAGGCGGCCGAGGAGGAGCTGATTAAAAAAACCAAAGACACGGAGGATGAGCGGGAAAGGGAGGAGCTGCAGGCACTGTTGGCGCGCGTTCGGTTCACGCGGTTGCTTCTGCACAGCTTGGTGGGAATGTACCCGCTGAAG CAAGGCAATTGGCGGTATGGGCAGGAAGTTGCAGCG cAAACGGCCGTACCGTTGAAAACCGAAATGATCGACATCGTAAAATCACTGAACGGGGCGTTGGAGCTGGCACAGGCCATAGAAAAGACGATTGAGCTGGGCACACAGCCCGTGGAGGGAT CGGATGCACCGAACCCGATGGGCTTTTCCATGATGGTAAACCAGCGGTTGCTACCGCCGACGTTTCCACGCAGTACCAAAATCAAGGACCGCCAACTGAGCATCCAATACCTGACCGAGCTAATCCAGCGCATCAAGCATGCGTGCAAAATTGCCAACTGCACCAGCTACCATGCAGCGTTG aaCTTTCTGATGGACTTTAACAAGAAGTTTACACCCTGCCTGCTGTCTCGAAGTATACCGCAAACGCTGTACCTACCCGCCGGCCGGTTGGTGTTTGGCGTGAAACCACTCATCGAGGTGCTGAAGGAATCCGTACGGGCTTTCATCGCCCCACCAGCCCTCCGTCCGGACAATCCGCTGTACAACAATCCTTTC GCGATAAACTGCATCAACTCGTTCTTCGAGTACCACGAGCAAACGTTCTACTCGCTGTTCGCGATCTGTGGCTACAATCGGGCCCGCCAGCGCGACCAtctcgggctgctgctgctcaactTTGCCCACCTGCAGGATGGGGCGGAGCGGGTCGACGTGTACCTGCACTCGCTCACGCCGCGCAGTGAAAATTCCCGCCACCTGGCGTGCTTCGGCACGTGGGTGTTTTATCACTGTTTGCGCGCCATGTCGTTCTATCTGCTCGCCGGCCTAGAGCTGGAGCTGTACAGTGTGCACGAGTATCTGTACATCTTCTGGTACCTGTACCAGTACCTGTTCAGCTGGATCGTGTCCGCACTGACGCGGGCGGAAACGTTCCTCGCGGAGCAGGAGTATGCGGCCGACCCGAAGGCGGCCAAGGCGAGCCAGAAGAAACCGAAATCGAAAAAGCGCAAAACGAAAACGGACGTAAAGGAGATACTGTTTAACGAAGCGATGGAGATGCTGTGCGGCGGCTACTACAAAGCGCTGGTCGGGTTTTACAAGGAGGATCGCATCCCGGAACCGCTGCCACTGTTCGACAACGAGCAGGTACGGTTCGAGCATCGGTTCGCACCGTTCGCGAACCTTTCGACGCCGCCCCCGATGCCGTACAGCGAGTTTCGGCAGATGAAGTTCATCATGATACAATCACCGGCGACGGAGCTGTATGCGGCGGCCGCGAAACACTTCCACGAGGCGCGCATGCTGCTCGAAACGTTCCCGAACCCGGACGAAGAG TGGCACGATATCGTGAAGGTAGCCAAAACGAACTACGTGATGATGAACCTGCTGGCCAGTGGGCACAGCCGGCAGTCGAAGCAGCCGCCGGAGTTTGACTTTTCCTGCCATCGATACTTTCCGATCATCAAGCAGAGGAAGTAA